The Alnus glutinosa chromosome 7, dhAlnGlut1.1, whole genome shotgun sequence genome includes a region encoding these proteins:
- the LOC133872975 gene encoding large ribosomal subunit protein eL24 yields the protein MVLKTELCRFSGAKIYPGKGIRFIRADSQVFLFANSKCKRYFHNRLKPSKLTWTAMYRKQHKKDIAQEAVKKRRRATKKPYSRSIVGATLEVIQKKRAEKPEVRDAAREAALREIKERIKKTKDEKKSKKAEVMSKSQKSQAKGSIAKGAAPKGPKLGGGGGKR from the exons ATGGTTCTCAa GACGGAACTCTGTCGTTTTAGCGGAGCCAAGATATACCCTGGGAAAGGCATTAGATTTATTCGCGCCGATTCTCAG GTTTTCCTGTTTGCTAATTCGAAATGCAAGAGGTATTTCCACAATCGATTGAAGCCGTCGAAGCTTACCTGGACAGCCATGTACAGGAAGCAGCATAAGAAG GATATTGCCCAAGAGGCTGTGAAGAAGAGGAGACGTGCTACCAAGAAGCCCTATTCGAGGTCCATAGTTGGTGCCACCTTAGAGGTTATCCAGAAGAAAAGAGCTGAGAAGCCGGAAGTCCGTGATGCTGCCAGGGAAGCTGCACTCCG TGAAATTAAGGAAAGaatcaagaaaacaaaagacgAAAAGAAGTCGAAGAAGGCTGAAGTAATGTCCAAGTCACAGAAGTCACAGGCTAAGGGTAGCATTGCCAAGGGAGCTGCACCAAAGGGTCCTAAACTTGGAGGGGGTGGTGGAAAGCGCTGA